Proteins from a single region of Colias croceus chromosome Z, ilColCroc2.1:
- the LOC123705230 gene encoding ATP synthase subunit beta, mitochondrial-like, translated as MDGTEGLVRGQPIVDTGAPITIPVGEPLLGRIINVIGEPIDERGPIQTDQFAPIHADAPPFVEMSVEQEILVTGIKVVDLLAPYVKGGKIGLFGGAGVGKTVLIMELINNVAKAHGGFSVFAGVGERTREGNDLYNEMKVGGVIKDDYKQSKVALVYGQMNEPPGARARVALTGLTLAEHFRDKEGQDVLLFVDNIFRFTQAGSEVSALLGRIPSAVGYQPTLATDMGTMQERITTTTTGSITSVQAVYVPADDLTDPAPATTFAHLDATTVLSRAIAELGVYPAVDPLDSTSRVMDPNIIGPEHYGVARGVQKILQDYKSLQDIIAILGMDELSEDDKLTVARARKIQRFLSQPFQVAEVFTGHVGKMVKLEETIKGFKRILGGELDHIPEAAFYMVGTIEDVIAKSQSLAKS; from the coding sequence ATGGATGGTACGGAAGGTTTAGTGCGAGGCCAACCTATCGTAGATACAGGAGCACCCATAACAATTCCCGTCGGTGAGCCTCTTTTAGGTAGAATAATTAACGTTATAGGTGAACCTATAGATGAACGTGGACCAATTCAAACAGATCAGTTTGCACCAATTCATGCAGATGCACCTCCGTTTGTAGAAATGTCAGTTGAACAAGAAATTCTTGTCACTGGTATAAAAGTAGTCGATTTATTAGCGCCATATGTCAAAGGTGGTAAGATTGGACTATTTGGTGGTGCAGGTGTGGGTAAAACAGTGCTCATTATGGAACTTATTAACAACGTTGCCAAAGCACATGGTGGATTTTCTGTATTTGCTGGTGTAGGAGAACGCACGCGTGAAGGTAACGATTTGTATAATGAGATGAAAGTTGGTGGGGTAATTAAAGATGACTATAAACAGTCTAAGGTAGCTTTAGTTTATGGGCAGATGAATGAACCGCCTGGAGCAAGGGCTCGTGTTGCTTTAACAGGGTTGACATTAGCTGAGCATTTTAGAGACAAAGAGGGCCAAGATGTTTTGTTATTCGTGGACAATATCTTCAGATTTACCCAAGCTGGTTCTGAAGTATCAGCTTTACTTGGTCGTATTCCGTCTGCAGTAGGCTATCAACCAACGCTAGCTACTGACATGGGTACGATGCAAGAGCgaataacaacaacaacaacggGCTCTATTACAAGTGTACAGGCTGTTTATGTCCCAGCTGATGATTTAACTGATCCTGCTCCAGCGACTACATTCGCTCATTTGGACGCTACGACGGTACTATCGCGCGCCATTGCTGAATTGGGAGTATATCCAGCTGTTGATCCCTTGGATTCTACATCGAGAGTCATGGACCCAAATATAATCGGCCCTGAACACTATGGAGTTGCGAGAGGAGTCCAGAAAATATTACAAGATTACAAGTCGTTACAAGATATTATTGCTATATTAGGTATGGATGAATTATCCGAAGACGATAAGCTTACAGTAGCTCGTGCTCGTAAAATCCAACGATTTCTTTCTCAGCCTTTCCAAGTAGCTGAAGTTTTCACTGGCCATGTTGGCAAAATGGTTAAATTAGAAGAAACAATTAAAGGGTTTAAAAGAATTTTAGGTGGAGAACTGGATCACATTCCAGAAGCAGCTTTTTACATGGTGGGCACTATTGAAGATGTTATTGCGAAATCGCAATCCTTAGCGAAGTCCTAA